A single window of Methanoregula sp. DNA harbors:
- a CDS encoding 2,5-diamino-6-(ribosylamino)-4(3H)-pyrimidinone 5'-phosphate reductase: MRPHVVVNVAMSADGKISTRERRQVKISGAEDFIRVDGLKAESDAVMVGIGTVLADDPSLTVKSDDLKKKRKEQGKDEHPVRVVIDSFARIPLDASVLRKGDGMRVVAVSQQADPVKVAMLGKLSKVVVAGKDEVDLESVLEELALMGVRRLMVEGGGTLIAGLFAKGLVDELYTFVGNIIISGKDAPTLSDGNGFIGEADFPRLTLCNICQTGDGVLLHWNVRRGK, translated from the coding sequence ATGCGCCCTCATGTCGTTGTCAATGTAGCGATGAGCGCAGATGGCAAGATCTCCACCCGCGAGCGACGGCAGGTGAAGATCTCGGGCGCCGAGGACTTTATAAGGGTGGACGGTCTCAAGGCTGAAAGCGATGCCGTGATGGTTGGCATCGGGACGGTGCTTGCAGACGATCCATCTCTCACGGTGAAATCTGATGATCTAAAGAAGAAACGCAAAGAACAGGGAAAAGACGAGCATCCTGTCCGGGTGGTTATAGACAGTTTTGCCCGCATCCCTCTTGATGCGTCTGTGCTCCGTAAGGGTGATGGCATGAGGGTAGTGGCGGTGTCGCAGCAGGCGGATCCGGTAAAGGTTGCCATGTTAGGAAAACTTTCAAAGGTGGTGGTTGCCGGAAAGGATGAAGTCGACCTTGAATCGGTGCTTGAAGAGCTGGCGCTGATGGGGGTACGTCGTCTTATGGTGGAAGGTGGCGGTACTCTGATCGCCGGACTGTTTGCAAAGGGGCTTGTCGATGAATTGTACACATTTGTCGGTAATATCATCATCAGTGGGAAGGATGCTCCTACACTCTCCGATGGAAACGGTTTTATCGGCGAGGCTGATTTTCCCCGGCTTACTCTTTGTAATATCTGTCAGACGGGTGATGGCGTATTGCTTCACTGGAACGTCAGGAGAGGAAAATAA
- a CDS encoding PAS domain-containing sensor histidine kinase — MHRYIALPRYSITHTDFVRLCVIVSLSLSSIFISSLALARNIHTISPQLFYFPIIYAAYFYRRRGIYVAGACAIAYQAVAYYYIFPDTFSMGYATGQSVLFICVAAAVSYFTERLTTSEGRYRSIFENSHIGIVFINVDTLAITLANGHLAKILGYSPDELGKLTISQLFYSRDEQRRFLKQLGSASQSTGMDTRFVTKKGDPIRVRLSWGKPSGNQVSLSVVDINELNLNLQTNLTSLSQNGLLMDTTPVGMVITNNRKIVRSNPSFNSFSGYRGEDLAGKDLVMFVHPDDRKEFSDLVSRSTGKTQVLINPEFRFLTKSGVIKRATLFFTPFNDDGIPSVLITIMDISERESLKEQIRQDNERRRGVITNVAHELRTPLQPIIGYLDMLIADPEEFGISEDTKKILGRCLQSADRERRIINQMIDFSVIDSGKLPINYSTFSVRELLKNISNASGYSMKADIACDIPHGLTFIGDAHKISIVIDSILSNAVNYSTPPRKVKITYNSSADDTYHRLAIRDNGIGITEAQLDEIFEPFHLADADLLSRKYERIGLSLSIAKEYIRMHGGYISVDSVVNHGSTFTLHIPKIPHEDVITPESFDLWL; from the coding sequence ATGCATCGGTATATCGCCCTGCCGCGTTATTCCATCACCCATACTGACTTTGTCCGACTCTGCGTCATCGTCTCGCTCTCCCTTTCGAGCATTTTTATCAGCTCCCTTGCACTTGCACGGAATATCCACACGATTTCCCCCCAGCTTTTCTATTTCCCGATCATTTATGCAGCCTATTTTTACCGCCGCAGGGGGATCTATGTCGCCGGTGCCTGCGCAATCGCCTACCAGGCTGTCGCTTATTACTATATTTTTCCTGACACGTTCAGCATGGGATATGCAACAGGGCAGTCGGTGCTCTTCATATGCGTTGCCGCGGCAGTTTCATACTTTACCGAACGATTGACAACCAGTGAAGGCCGGTACCGGAGTATTTTTGAGAACTCACATATCGGGATCGTCTTTATTAACGTTGATACGCTCGCGATTACCCTTGCAAACGGACATCTGGCAAAGATTTTGGGATATTCTCCTGACGAACTGGGAAAATTGACCATATCCCAGCTCTTCTATTCGCGGGATGAGCAGCGAAGATTTTTAAAACAATTAGGATCGGCGAGCCAATCGACCGGTATGGATACCCGGTTTGTGACAAAGAAAGGCGATCCAATCCGGGTCAGACTGTCGTGGGGGAAGCCTTCCGGGAACCAGGTGAGCCTTTCGGTTGTCGATATCAATGAGTTAAACCTCAACCTGCAGACAAACCTCACGTCCCTGAGTCAGAACGGGTTACTGATGGATACAACACCTGTCGGAATGGTGATCACCAACAACCGGAAGATTGTTCGTTCCAACCCTTCCTTCAACTCATTTTCAGGATACAGGGGTGAAGATCTGGCCGGAAAGGATCTTGTCATGTTCGTCCATCCTGATGACCGGAAGGAGTTTAGTGACCTGGTATCAAGGTCAACGGGGAAGACGCAGGTTTTGATAAACCCGGAGTTCCGGTTCCTCACCAAATCAGGCGTGATCAAACGGGCGACACTGTTTTTCACCCCGTTTAATGATGACGGGATCCCTTCGGTACTCATCACGATCATGGATATTTCCGAACGCGAGAGCCTCAAAGAACAGATCCGGCAGGACAATGAACGGCGGCGCGGGGTCATTACCAATGTGGCGCACGAGCTGCGCACGCCCCTCCAGCCCATCATCGGGTACCTTGATATGCTTATTGCAGACCCCGAAGAGTTTGGCATTTCCGAAGATACGAAAAAGATCCTTGGGCGGTGCCTCCAGAGCGCGGACCGGGAGCGCCGGATTATCAACCAGATGATTGACTTCTCTGTGATCGATTCCGGAAAGCTCCCGATCAATTATTCAACTTTTTCTGTCCGGGAACTCTTAAAAAATATCAGCAATGCAAGCGGGTACTCTATGAAGGCTGATATTGCCTGTGATATCCCGCACGGTCTCACGTTTATAGGTGATGCACACAAGATTTCGATTGTCATTGACTCGATACTTTCAAATGCGGTAAATTATTCCACACCTCCCCGGAAGGTAAAGATCACCTACAACTCGTCTGCCGATGACACCTATCACCGGCTCGCCATCCGGGACAATGGAATCGGCATCACGGAAGCCCAGCTCGATGAGATCTTCGAGCCCTTCCATCTCGCTGACGCAGACCTGTTGAGCCGGAAGTATGAACGGATCGGACTCTCGCTCTCGATAGCAAAGGAATACATCCGGATGCATGGGGGTTACATCAGCGTCGACAGCGTCGTCAACCATGGCAGCACGTTTACCCTCCATATCCCAAAAATTCCTCATGAGGATGTCATCACGCCTGAATCCTTTGACCTGTGGTTGTGA
- a CDS encoding YkgJ family cysteine cluster protein, which produces MDGHKEDGHQDCDEPCEQCGLCCRIFGDSITPTAENLFGWIEQGRQDILRNFAACKNDGSWVNCSDLAPDELHDVVTVEMRDPVTHDYPAVCPFLRRVGRKRYLCSIHDIKPHMCGTYQPWIWGETYFNKCRALKRRNGKSRLPD; this is translated from the coding sequence GCGATGAACCATGCGAACAGTGTGGGCTTTGCTGCAGGATCTTTGGGGACAGCATCACACCTACGGCTGAGAACCTGTTTGGCTGGATCGAACAGGGGAGGCAGGACATCCTCCGGAACTTCGCTGCCTGTAAAAACGATGGATCATGGGTGAACTGCTCGGACCTTGCGCCCGATGAGCTGCACGATGTTGTCACCGTGGAAATGCGCGACCCGGTCACCCACGACTATCCCGCTGTCTGCCCGTTCCTGCGCCGCGTCGGCAGGAAGCGATACCTCTGCAGCATCCACGATATCAAACCCCATATGTGCGGCACCTACCAGCCCTGGATCTGGGGTGAAACCTATTTTAACAAATGCAGGGCGTTAAAGAGACGGAACGGGAAGAGCCGGTTGCCGGACTAA